In Rutidosis leptorrhynchoides isolate AG116_Rl617_1_P2 chromosome 2, CSIRO_AGI_Rlap_v1, whole genome shotgun sequence, one genomic interval encodes:
- the LOC139887718 gene encoding probable DNA N(6)-methyladenine demethylase ALKBH1B codes for MTMMKGIKGMAMMMMKPHSLIPFRNASAVGALSRNPWNDKYHLDMHNPNDKTHAYLLNKAKRFSLIRDDKKREFPMSSWVELEIGMILLKNYVSVSDQVEIVNTCQKFGMGPGGFYEPLTKDGTSMNLHMMCFGRNWDPITKYDWKYRSDGSEAPPITDQFISLAINSLLEVHASWTPLMDPDVCIVNFCTKTGKLRLHQVRESIRGQVLFPRKEISVKVSYSPTFKI; via the exons ATGACAATGATGAAAGGCATAAAAGGGatggcgatgatgatgatgaaacctcACTCGTTGATTCCTTTTCGTAATGCATCTGCAGTTGGT GCTTTGTCACGTAATCCTTGGAATGATAAGTATCATCTTGATATGCACAACCCGAATGACAAGACTCATGCATATTTATTGAATAAAGCAAAACGATTCAGTTTAATCCGTGATGATAAAAAACGGGAATTTCCAATGAGCTCGTGGGTGGAACTCGAAATTGGAATGATTCTTTTGAAGAATTACGTCAGCGTGAGTGATCAG GTTGAAATTGTGAATACATGTCAAAAATTTGGTATGGGTCCCGGGGGATTCTACGAACCTTTAACCAAAGATGGAACAAGTATGAACTTACATATGATGTGCTTCGGTCGAAACTGGGACCCGATAACAAAATATGATTGGAAATACCGAAGTGACGGTTCCGAAGCACCACCCATTACTGATCAATTCATTTCATTGGCTATAAACTCACTTCTAGAAGTACATGCTTCTTGGACGCCTTTAATGGACCCTGACGTATGTATCGTCAATTTTTGTACTAAAACCGGAAAACTTCGCCTTCATCAG gttcgtgaatcgatccgtggccaagtcttatttccgaggaaggaaatatccgtgaaagtgagttatagtcccacttttaaaatctaa